The following coding sequences are from one Loxodonta africana isolate mLoxAfr1 chromosome 18, mLoxAfr1.hap2, whole genome shotgun sequence window:
- the CHAD gene encoding chondroadherin produces the protein MARPVLLLSLGLLAGLLPALAACPQNCHCHGDLQHVICDKVGLQKIPKVSEKTKLLNVQRNNFPVLAANSFRAMPNLVSLHLQHCQIREVAAGAFRGLKQLIYLYLSHNDIRVLHAGAFDDLTELTYLYLDHNKVTELPRGLLSPLVNLFILQLNNNKIRELRAGAFQGAKDLRWLYLSENALNTLQPAALDDVENLAKFHLDRNQLSSYPSAALSKLRVVEELKLSHNPLKSIPDNAFQSFGRYLETLWLDNTNLEKFSDGAFLGVTTLKHVHLENNRLSQLPSNFPFEGLETLTLTNNPWKCTCQLQGLRRWLEAKTSRPDATCSSPSKFRGQHIRDTAAFRGCKFPTKRSKKAGRH, from the exons ATGGCCCGCCCGGTGCTCCTGCTCAGCCTCGGCCTCCTGGCCGGCCTGCTGCCGGCGCTGGCCGCCTGCCCCCAGAACTGTCACTGCCACGGTGACCTGCAGCACGTCATCTGCGACAAGGTGGGGCTGCAGAAGATCCCCAAGGTGTCAGAGAAGACCAAGCTGCTCAACGTACAGCGCAACAACTTCCCGGTGCTGGCTGCCAACTCGTTTCGGGCCATGCCGAACCTCGTGTCGCTGCACCTGCAGCACTGCCAGATCCGCGAGGTGGCCGCCGGCGCCTTCCGCGGCCTCAAGCAGCTAATCTACCTGTACCTGTCCCACAACGACATCCGCGTGTTGCACGCTGGTGCCTTCGACGACCTAACCGAGCTCACCTACCTCTACCTGGACCACAACAAGGTGACTGAGCTGCCCCGGGGGTTGCTCTCCCCACTCGTCAACCTTTTCATCctgcaactcaacaacaacaagatccgCGAGCTGCGCGCAGGCGCCTTCCAGGGCGCCAAGGACCTCCGCTGGCTCTACCTGTCAGAAAATGCGCTCAACACCCTGCAGCCTGCTGCTCTGGACGACGTGGAGAACCTTGCCAAGTTCCACCTGGACAGGAATCAGCTGTCCAGCTACCCCTCCGCTGCTCTGAGCAAGCTGCGGGTGGTGGAGGAGCTGAAGCTGTCCCACAACCCCCTAAAGAGCATCCCTGACAATGCCTTCCAGTCCTTCGGCAGATACCTGGAGACCCTTTGGCTGGACAACACCAACCTGGAGAAG TTCTCAGATGGTGCCTTCCTGGGTGTGACCACACTGAAACATGTCCATCTGGAGAACAACCGCCTGAGCCAGCTGCCCTCCAACTTCCCATTTGAAGGCCTGGAGACCCTCACGCTTACCAACAACCCCTGGAAGTGTACCTGCCAGCTCCAGGGCCTTCGGCG GTGGTTGGAAGCCAAGACCTCCCGCCCAGATGCCACCTGCAGCTCACCCTCCAAGTTCAGGGGTCAGCACATCCGGGACACAGCTGCCTTCCGCGGCTGCAAGTTCCCCACCAAGAGGTCCAAGAAAGCTGGCCGCCATTAA